One Zetaproteobacteria bacterium DNA window includes the following coding sequences:
- a CDS encoding DUF481 domain-containing protein has protein sequence MPHRRPADRPRHRLLPLLLVALLSPTGAQAIVDIEDAAVGRADAPFSAEVDLALRGASGNSERLGLSADLGMQWRRGPHQTLLWLSYDYGSSRKVRDANRGFAHLRRRYHLSSRVALEGFGQWQRDEFARLNRRILLGGGLRLTRAGQHLGIGAFHEEERITPAAGDPQPPDSRLWRGNLYLALRRDEGGVLLGNTLYFQPALRHSGDWRLLDEATATIPIAHRLALKMSLEIRQDHRPPQGVKPTDLRYTTALHLTLP, from the coding sequence GTGCCCCACCGCCGCCCGGCCGACCGCCCCCGACATCGGCTGCTTCCCCTCCTGCTGGTCGCGCTGCTGTCGCCGACGGGGGCGCAGGCCATCGTCGACATCGAGGATGCCGCCGTCGGCCGCGCCGACGCCCCCTTCTCCGCCGAGGTCGACCTCGCCCTGCGCGGCGCCTCCGGCAACAGCGAACGGCTGGGGCTCTCCGCCGATCTCGGCATGCAGTGGCGCCGCGGACCGCACCAGACGCTGCTCTGGCTGAGCTACGACTACGGCAGCAGCCGCAAGGTGCGCGACGCCAACCGCGGATTCGCCCACCTGCGCCGGCGCTACCACCTCTCGTCGAGGGTGGCACTCGAGGGGTTCGGCCAGTGGCAGAGGGACGAGTTCGCCCGCCTCAACCGCCGCATCCTGCTCGGGGGCGGCCTGCGCCTGACCCGCGCCGGGCAGCACCTGGGCATCGGCGCCTTCCATGAAGAGGAGCGGATCACCCCCGCCGCCGGCGACCCGCAGCCGCCCGACAGCCGGCTGTGGCGCGGCAACCTCTACCTCGCGCTGCGACGCGATGAGGGGGGCGTCCTGCTGGGCAACACCCTCTACTTCCAGCCCGCGTTGCGCCACTCCGGCGACTGGCGCCTGCTCGACGAAGCGACGGCGACCATCCCGATCGCACATCGCCTCGCCCTGAAGATGTCGCTCGAGATCCGTCAGGACCACCGTCCGCCGCAAGGGGTGAAGCCGACCGACCTGCGCTATACCACCGCCCTCCACCTCACCCTGCCGTGA
- a CDS encoding DNA polymerase III subunit chi — protein MSPRLHFVHLDAPDRVEGIARLLLRRNRLRPRVLILCPEKATAQRLDQRLWTIHPESFLAHALHGAPNIDPAAQPILIATSMARDNQPEVLINAGLEVPPELDGFAHIVDFVDGWDPALTRTARERWRTYRSLGLDPQYLGRKR, from the coding sequence ATGAGCCCGCGGTTGCACTTCGTCCACCTGGATGCGCCCGACCGGGTGGAGGGGATCGCCCGGCTGTTGCTGCGGCGCAACCGTCTGCGGCCGAGGGTGCTGATCCTCTGCCCGGAGAAGGCGACCGCGCAGCGGCTCGACCAGCGGCTGTGGACCATCCACCCGGAGTCGTTCCTCGCCCACGCCCTCCACGGCGCGCCCAACATCGATCCCGCCGCCCAGCCGATCCTCATCGCCACCTCCATGGCACGCGACAACCAGCCGGAGGTGCTGATCAACGCCGGGCTGGAGGTTCCGCCCGAACTCGACGGCTTCGCCCACATCGTCGATTTCGTCGACGGCTGGGATCCCGCCCTTACCCGGACGGCGCGCGAGCGGTGGCGCACCTACCGCAGCCTCGGCCTCGATCCACAATACCTCGGCCGGAAGCGGTGA
- a CDS encoding phosphatase PAP2 family protein, producing the protein MPPTAYPTPAARAIALLLLAAVSAAVFYWNGPLFALLNGHPTRTADRLFGLVSGLGDGLVAVVLILTAALYRARLGLAALAAFLLSGLLAQLLKRWFDLPRPPALFDHLHLLGAPLFGHSFPSGHATTDGVMATASLLFWRRRPVVSAAAALLFLLAAVGRVYGGVHFPRDVWAGLLLGVASMLLCHRAAQRWPVPRWQHGRWWRPGLTLLLAASAGVLGLGYRIQPTTAQPLALLIPTAALYLLARRWRRA; encoded by the coding sequence ATGCCGCCGACCGCTTACCCCACGCCCGCTGCCCGCGCCATCGCCCTGCTGCTGCTCGCCGCCGTCAGCGCCGCCGTGTTCTACTGGAACGGCCCGCTCTTTGCGCTGCTCAACGGCCATCCGACCAGAACCGCCGACCGCCTCTTCGGCCTGGTCAGCGGGCTGGGCGACGGGCTGGTGGCGGTGGTGTTGATCCTCACCGCCGCCCTCTACCGGGCAAGACTCGGGCTGGCGGCGCTGGCCGCCTTCCTCCTCTCGGGGCTGCTGGCCCAACTGCTCAAACGGTGGTTCGACCTGCCCCGCCCGCCGGCGCTGTTCGACCACCTCCACCTGCTCGGCGCGCCGCTGTTCGGCCATAGCTTCCCCTCCGGCCACGCCACCACCGACGGGGTGATGGCCACCGCATCGCTCCTCTTCTGGCGGCGACGCCCGGTCGTCTCCGCGGCCGCCGCCCTGCTCTTCCTGCTCGCCGCCGTCGGCCGCGTCTACGGCGGGGTCCATTTCCCGCGGGACGTCTGGGCAGGGCTCCTCCTCGGCGTCGCCTCCATGCTCCTCTGCCACCGCGCAGCACAGCGCTGGCCGGTCCCCCGCTGGCAGCACGGCCGCTGGTGGCGGCCGGGCCTCACCCTGCTGCTCGCCGCATCCGCCGGGGTGCTCGGGCTTGGCTACCGCATCCAGCCGACCACCGCCCAACCGCTCGCCCTGCTGATTCCGACCGCCGCCCTCTACCTGCTGGCTCGCCGCTGGCGTCGCGCATGA
- a CDS encoding leucyl aminopeptidase encodes MIEIQVRAGRAEKQQVDTILLPLLSGRRLTVSGERLQEACDHLLTPYLRKFDTEGEPGETLTIYKPEGTACERLILFGTGEERKLTLDRLRGTAAKVARHLDRIGTRHAALCLAELPVRGASVADRVQAIAEGLLIGLYRFDKYKSKPKRNPRPLNRVTLLIDSRRALDDARRAVAVARATAKGVALARDLANEPGNVCTPSFLADQAEALAGEGLTVEVWGKERIAEEGMNALLAVNRGSAEEPRFIVLRYNGGSEDQAPIALVGKGLTFDSGGISIKPAAQMDEMKFDMCGAAAVLGTFKAAKELQLPCNLLGVIPATENLSGAAAYKPGDVITALDGTTIEVVNTDAEGRLILADALAWAARQKPAQIIDLATLTGACVIALGAHASGLLGNDERMIKALQEAGRRSGDRAWPLPLFDDYQEQIKSEIADIKNVGGREAGAITAACFLSRFVGKLPWAHLDIAGTAWNSKGSPLTGKGATGAGVRLLTAYLLGRSG; translated from the coding sequence ATGATCGAGATCCAGGTCCGCGCCGGGCGCGCGGAGAAACAGCAAGTCGACACCATCCTCCTGCCGCTCCTCTCCGGCAGGAGGCTGACCGTATCGGGCGAACGGCTGCAGGAGGCGTGCGACCATCTGCTCACACCCTACCTGCGCAAGTTCGACACCGAGGGGGAGCCGGGGGAGACGTTGACCATCTACAAGCCGGAGGGGACCGCCTGTGAGCGGTTGATCCTCTTCGGCACCGGGGAGGAGCGGAAGCTCACCCTCGACCGGCTGCGCGGAACGGCGGCGAAGGTCGCCCGCCACCTCGACCGCATCGGCACGCGCCACGCCGCGCTCTGCCTGGCCGAGCTACCGGTGCGCGGCGCCTCCGTCGCCGACAGGGTGCAGGCCATCGCCGAGGGATTGCTCATCGGTCTCTACCGCTTCGACAAATACAAGAGCAAGCCGAAACGGAACCCGCGGCCGCTCAACCGCGTCACCCTGCTGATCGACTCCCGCCGGGCGCTCGACGACGCCCGCCGGGCGGTGGCCGTCGCCCGGGCGACGGCTAAGGGGGTCGCCCTCGCCCGCGACCTGGCCAACGAACCGGGTAACGTCTGCACCCCGAGCTTCCTCGCCGATCAGGCCGAGGCGCTGGCCGGGGAGGGGCTCACCGTCGAGGTGTGGGGGAAGGAGCGCATCGCCGAGGAGGGGATGAACGCGCTGCTGGCGGTCAACCGCGGCTCGGCCGAGGAGCCGCGCTTCATCGTGCTGCGCTACAACGGCGGCAGCGAGGATCAGGCGCCGATTGCGCTGGTCGGCAAGGGGCTGACCTTCGACTCTGGCGGCATTTCGATCAAGCCGGCGGCGCAGATGGATGAGATGAAGTTCGACATGTGCGGCGCCGCCGCCGTGCTCGGCACCTTCAAGGCGGCCAAGGAGCTGCAGCTGCCCTGCAATCTGCTCGGGGTCATCCCCGCCACCGAAAACCTCTCCGGCGCAGCCGCCTACAAGCCGGGGGATGTGATCACCGCCCTCGACGGCACCACCATCGAGGTGGTCAACACCGACGCCGAAGGCAGGCTGATCCTCGCCGATGCGCTCGCCTGGGCCGCGCGGCAGAAGCCGGCGCAGATCATCGACCTCGCCACCCTCACCGGCGCCTGCGTCATCGCACTGGGCGCCCACGCCTCCGGCCTGCTCGGCAACGACGAGCGGATGATCAAGGCGCTGCAGGAGGCCGGCAGGCGAAGCGGCGACCGCGCCTGGCCGCTGCCGCTGTTCGACGACTATCAGGAGCAGATCAAGAGCGAGATCGCCGACATCAAGAACGTCGGCGGCCGCGAGGCGGGGGCCATCACCGCCGCCTGCTTCCTGTCGCGCTTCGTCGGCAAGCTGCCCTGGGCCCATCTGGATATCGCCGGCACCGCCTGGAACAGCAAGGGAAGCCCACTCACCGGCAAGGGAGCGACCGGCGCCGGCGTGCGGCTGCTGACCGCCTACCTCCTCGGCCGAAGCGGCTGA